In a genomic window of Deltaproteobacteria bacterium HGW-Deltaproteobacteria-2:
- a CDS encoding ATPase, with amino-acid sequence MKYESVADVQSRLIKAGYIPSKEIATVVFLAAATQKPVLVEGPAGVGKTELAKAVARSLDRELIRLQCYEGLDEAKALYEWEYAKQLLYTQMVKDRLNDIISSAATLTQAVDQIAAQEDAFFSDRFIQSRPLLQAISSEKPVVLLVDEVDKSDPEFEAFLLELLSDFQVSIPELGTRKAIQIPFVLLTSNNYRDMSDALKRRCVHLYIDYPARDAEISIVRLKIPGIEEKLCNSLVDAIRKIRTLNLKKSPSISETIDWAQSLIALQINELTPEVVSETLNIICKYQIDMEKVRKNINRILQ; translated from the coding sequence ATGAAATATGAAAGTGTCGCGGATGTTCAGTCACGACTAATAAAGGCCGGATACATCCCCTCTAAAGAAATTGCTACAGTCGTTTTTCTGGCTGCGGCGACGCAAAAACCGGTTTTAGTTGAAGGGCCGGCCGGTGTCGGCAAGACAGAACTGGCCAAAGCCGTAGCCCGCTCTCTGGACCGGGAGCTTATTCGTCTCCAGTGTTATGAAGGATTGGATGAAGCCAAGGCTCTTTATGAATGGGAATATGCCAAACAGCTTCTTTATACCCAAATGGTTAAAGACCGGCTCAACGACATCATTTCTTCCGCTGCGACCCTAACTCAGGCAGTTGATCAGATAGCCGCTCAGGAAGACGCTTTTTTCTCTGACCGTTTCATTCAGTCCCGGCCGCTTCTGCAGGCCATCAGCTCGGAGAAACCAGTCGTGCTTCTTGTGGACGAAGTGGACAAATCCGATCCGGAATTCGAAGCGTTTCTGCTGGAGCTTTTAAGCGACTTTCAGGTTTCCATTCCCGAACTGGGCACCCGCAAGGCCATTCAGATTCCTTTTGTACTTTTGACATCCAACAACTACCGCGATATGAGCGATGCGCTGAAACGCCGCTGTGTTCATCTTTACATCGATTATCCCGCACGGGACGCGGAGATTTCCATTGTCCGGCTCAAAATTCCGGGAATCGAGGAAAAACTCTGTAACTCATTGGTTGACGCGATCCGTAAAATTCGCACACTGAATTTGAAAAAAAGTCCCAGCATTTCCGAGACGATTGACTGGGCGCAATCGCTAATCGCTCTGCAGATCAACGAACTGACGCCGGAGGTTGTTTCGGAGACACTCAATATAATTTGCAAATACCAGATTGACATGGAAAAAGTTCGTAAAAATATAAATCGTATTTTGCAGTAG
- a CDS encoding flavodoxin gives MMVIGINGSPRKNGNTATLLTKALEGAASQGADTELVHLYDLSFKGCSSCFACKLTGVSHTGICAQKDDLSPILKKIVNKADALILGTPIYFGSMTGEMRSFIERLLFAPLVYSMPPRSVLPRKINTGILYTMNITEEMCEEQGLRTMFQSTEKSFRMIFGGTVETFCCYDTCQFPDYSKVVMEYMDPVQKAKRHEQEFPNDCRKAFEFGCRITGKSRYI, from the coding sequence ATGATGGTTATCGGTATCAATGGAAGCCCGAGAAAAAACGGGAATACAGCGACTCTGCTGACAAAAGCACTGGAAGGTGCGGCGTCACAAGGGGCTGACACCGAACTGGTGCATCTGTACGATCTTTCTTTTAAGGGATGCAGCAGTTGCTTTGCGTGTAAGCTCACTGGTGTATCGCACACCGGAATATGTGCTCAGAAAGACGACTTGAGTCCGATACTCAAAAAGATTGTGAACAAAGCTGATGCTCTTATCCTGGGGACACCGATATATTTCGGATCGATGACCGGTGAAATGCGTTCATTCATAGAAAGACTTCTGTTCGCTCCCCTCGTATATAGCATGCCGCCCAGGTCTGTATTGCCGCGAAAAATCAATACGGGGATTCTCTACACTATGAACATTACCGAGGAAATGTGCGAAGAACAAGGTTTGAGAACAATGTTCCAATCTACGGAGAAATCGTTTCGCATGATCTTTGGTGGGACGGTTGAAACCTTTTGCTGCTATGACACCTGTCAGTTTCCCGACTATTCTAAAGTCGTTATGGAGTATATGGATCCGGTACAGAAAGCGAAACGGCATGAGCAGGAGTTTCCGAATGACTGTCGGAAAGCATTCGAGTTCGGTTGCCGGATTACCGGTAAATCACGCTATATTTAG
- a CDS encoding peptidylprolyl isomerase encodes MRRFIICVFIFLLAVPAWAAQPQTEDQKALYALGADLAKKLSIFNLSAEEFDFVKQGMSDAAAGKKLDAEPEAYQQSIGILFQTRMLAAAQKQKELSKPFLEKAAKEKDAQKMASGLIYQPIKAGTGAQPKSSDVVKVHYTGTFIDGKEFDSSVKRGQPLEFQLGQVIPCWTEGLTKMKVGGKAKLICPSDIAYGDQGRPPIVPGGSTLIFEVELLDTKHTPAAASTTKKPSTSKAKAKK; translated from the coding sequence ATGCGTAGATTTATTATTTGTGTTTTTATTTTTCTGTTGGCTGTTCCGGCATGGGCTGCCCAGCCACAAACTGAAGACCAGAAAGCCCTTTACGCGCTTGGAGCTGATCTGGCTAAAAAACTGTCTATTTTTAACCTGTCTGCCGAGGAGTTTGACTTTGTCAAGCAGGGTATGAGCGATGCAGCTGCCGGTAAAAAGTTAGATGCAGAACCGGAAGCCTATCAGCAAAGCATTGGTATTTTGTTTCAAACAAGAATGCTGGCCGCCGCGCAAAAGCAAAAAGAATTGTCCAAACCTTTTTTAGAGAAAGCAGCCAAGGAAAAAGACGCGCAGAAGATGGCCTCAGGTCTTATTTACCAGCCAATTAAGGCCGGAACCGGCGCTCAACCCAAATCCTCAGACGTCGTCAAAGTTCATTACACAGGCACTTTTATTGACGGCAAGGAATTTGACAGCTCTGTTAAGCGTGGTCAACCTTTGGAATTCCAGTTGGGACAGGTTATCCCCTGCTGGACAGAAGGTCTCACGAAAATGAAAGTCGGCGGCAAGGCTAAATTAATATGTCCTTCGGATATCGCTTACGGCGATCAGGGTAGACCGCCTATAGTTCCCGGAGGATCAACACTGATCTTTGAAGTGGAACTGCTGGATACTAAACATACTCCCGCAGCAGCTTCAACTACCAAGAAACCATCAACGTCCAAGGCAAAAGCAAAGAAATAG